The Apus apus isolate bApuApu2 chromosome 1, bApuApu2.pri.cur, whole genome shotgun sequence nucleotide sequence CCCGAACTGGATAGAACCCATTTGGGGATCCAGATTTTGCAGACCAGAAGGAATCTACTGAGGAACCCATGTTGGGTTAGCTCTCTGGAATGGGTGGGATCCCTCGTTCGTCTTACCCTCAGCAACTTGCTCTTACCCTCGTCTCTCAAGAAGCAGTCTCCTGTTTCACCAGCCCTTTTTAGTACTAATTGTTGCCACATTCTGGCTCAGGCTCGCCCCACCACCCCCTGCCCGCTGTCTGTCAAGCTCTTCAGCACGCCCTGCAGTGGCTGCGTCTCGCTGCAGTCTGTGAAGGCCTGGCAGGGTTTCTTTATGACCTTCCCACCTCCCTGTTCTCTCCCTTGCAGAAAGGCCGGGTGGAGGAATCGTGCACCCCCAAGGGCAGCAAGCAGGGCCGAACAGAAGAGATCTCAGAGAGTGAAGGGGAGGACACCAAtgcccccaaaaaacccaaaactgagGTGAGTTCTCCCTGCTGTGATTGCTGGCGTGTCCCAGTTCAGGGCAAAGGAATCTCCCCTGCTCACCCTCATCCAGCTTGAGGTTTCTGCTGTCTGGGAGCCCTGGCATCTCAGGTTTCACACTGCGGCTCTTCCAACCTAATTGGCATCTGCCTGGCTACAAAAAGTGCCACCAGCAATGGCAACAAGCAGATGGAGATGCTCCATCTCTTTTGCCTTGTCTGCAGGGAACTGCCATGCTTTTTGGAGCTCGGCATGTGCCCTGCCTTTCCTGACTCAGTGGCAAGAACTTGGCTCCACGTGCAGCGACTGGTTGGGTTGGGCTTGGCCTCTTTTGCTCCCCCAGAGCAGTGTGAAATGGAGGTGCTTCAGTCGTGGCAGGTTCTGGGTGGTGGTCTTACTAAACCTGCTCACACATGCGCTCTGCATAGTTGTGGCAGGACTGTTCCAAAAGGCCAGCATTGGTGGTTGGATGGTTGGAGAAGGATTGAGCTCCTGTGTGTCTCAGTTCCCCACTGTCCTCTTCATTTAACTGGCCTTAAGGGCCTGCAAACAAGAGGATATTTCCTTGTGTTATGAGGTAATTGTAATTAAACCACGACGGTTACACCTGTGTAATTTCTCCACATGGACACTGTTGAGCTCATCAGTGatcttttttcagtttagtcTCTCTTGTAAGCTCCGAGGCTCAGAAATGGCCCTTGTTAATTGTTCATGCTAACTGCTTAATCACCAGTGCTGCATTGCATGAGTCTAGAGGTGGAAGGAAGGAGTAGAGATTGGGAagtgcagggagggagaggagtgGGGCAGTGAGGGGGACCTGGAGGGGAGCTGGATCTCCTCACCCAGGGGAGAAATCTGTGGGGTGAAGAAGAGCGATTCTGGGTCTGGGGGGCTGAGCTGAGCACACTGTGATGTatgctgctctgtgccaccTGGTGGCATCATACCCTGGCCAGCAGCCCATCacaggtggtggtggtggtgctaGAACCTTTGGTACCTGTTCACTCTTCACCACATCTGTAGCAGTTCCCTATCCTCCCTTGCTGCCTCTGTACACAAGGACCCAAGAGCACtggaggggaggcaggaggacTGGTGTTATTTATACCTTGCCAGATTATACCTCCTTCCCTCTGTGGGGTTTTCtagtgctggggctggcagcgAAAGGTCAGAAAACAGGTTCTCTGGGAACTTGAAATGTGCTGTGCATGTTCTGGGAGGTTGTATAATGTCTCCTCCTTCTTCCTACTTCAGGAGTTGCCCTGTCCTCCATCCCCATCTGATGTTGACAGCCTAGATGGCCACAGCTTCAATGATGAGATGGGCAGTGACCCACGGGACATTGACCAGGATAACAGGAGCACTTCTCCCAGCGTCTACAGCCCTGGCAGCGTGGAGAATGACTCCGACTCCTCCTCCGTGCTGTCCCAGGGGCCGTCTCACTCCTACCACCACCCCCCGCTCTTCCCCCAGAGCCCACCGGTAGCTCCCCCTCCTGACAGCCTGGCCCGTGCCCCCGAGCCCAGCTTTGGGCTCCCGGGTGAGGTGCACCCCCAGGGACCCCCTGCAGGGAGCTACCACTCCCAGCTGGAGGGGCAGGCCTCCCGCATTTTCCAGGCTCAAGCCCCACAGACacccgcctcctcctcctcctccgccattgctgctccttctgctcccccttcctcctcctcctcttcctcctcctcctcctcttcctcctcctcctccacccacGCTTCTCTTTACCCTGCGGCCAATGTGGTCCAGGTTGGGGCCAAAATTGCCAGTGGAGTGGGGGGGCTCCCCGCGCCAGGGGCTCGCGAGCAGGCTCTCGGCGCCAAGCACAATCCGCCACCCACCACTCCCATCTCGCTGGCGTCGGTGGCCGGGGGGCTCCCCCCACAAAAGACGCCCCCAGCCAACCCCCCGGCCGCTCCCCCTGCCTCAGCCCCGAACTTCCCCCACGTCTCTGCCAATCTGCCTCCCCCCCCGGCCCTGCGCCCACTCAACAACGCGGTGGCTGCCTCCAGCTCCCCGGGGATGGTGGGGCAGGCCCTGAGCGGccaccttccctctccccacagcatggggcaggagaagggcCCGGCCCTGGCCCCCTCCCGCTACCCCTACGCCCCGCCGCCCCTGCCGCCCTCCACCTCCTCAGCCCAGTACCCCCAGCCCTCCCCGAGCCAGCCGCTGCCCAGTTACACGGCCTCCTACGGCcactccttccccccccccggcGGCCTCTCCGTCTCCAGCCAGCCCCCCAAGTAcacccagccctccctgccctcccagcctgTCTGGAGCCAGGGGCCGCCCCCCTACAGCCGCCCCCTGGGCAACGCTGGCTCCCACCCTGCCGCCCCCTTCCCTGGCCAGCCCcctcaccaccagcagcagccccagcagcaccaccacagcCACGGGAGCGGCGGGGGGGTTTCCTCGGCTGCCTCtgtccccccccagccctccgGGGCTTACCCCCACGGCCTGGAGTCAGGCAACCATCACCATCCCCACGCCACCTACGGGCTACGCCTCTACCCCCCGCACAGCCAGGCAGCTTACAGCCAGGCTCCCTCGGCCTCCGCCGCTGCGGCggccccctcctcctcctcctcctcctcctcctcctcatcttcctccACCGCCTCTTCCCAGGGAAGCTACCCCAGCATGTGCGCTCACCCTCCGGGGCAGAGTCCTGCCACCTACACCTTCCCCCCGCCgccacccccctcccctgcccatGGGGCTGGCCCTCCGGTCACCTCCGCTGCCACCACCCTCTCCACAGTCATTGCCACCATGGCCTCTCCCTCAGCTGCCCCCTACAAGACTGTGTCGCCTCCGGTACCCCCCTCAGCCGTGACACCCTACGGGAAACGAGCAGCCTCCCCTGTCCCCACcttccagcccccagccccctaCAAGCCAGGCTCACCCCCCTCTTCCTCAGCTGCCCCTTTCCGGGCAGCCACCCCTCCCGGCTACCGAGTGGCCTCCTCCCCTGTGGCAGGGGGCTACAAAGCCCCCTcgcctgcctcctctgccccaCCACCCCTTCCAGGGAGCATGGCTGCTCCGGCCCCCCCGCCGCCGCAGCTGCCCCTCAGTGCTGCGCAGATTAAGCAGGAGCCGTCGGAGGAGTATGAGCCCCCCGAGAGCCCCGTGCCGCCCGCTCGCAGCCCCTCGCCGCCCCCCAAGGTGGTGGATGTGCCCAGCCATGCCAGCCAGTCAGCCAGGTGAGGGGCGGCAGCTGGGGGGAGACCTGggggtgtccccaggctggggagggataCATGGGGCAGGGGAGGTAACTCTGAATGTGGGGTACAGCGGTGCCTTTTTGCCCTTTCTGTGatgctcttcccttctctgcacTTCCAGGCTTGGCTTTGCCTGCCCCTGttcccatccctgccctccagcccccttCCTGCACTGACAGGTTTCGTCTCTTGCCCCCAGATTCAACAAACACCTGGACCGTGGCTTCAACTCCTGCTCTCGCACGGACCTGTACTTCGTGCCCCTCGATGGCTCCAAGCTGGCCAAGAAGAGGGCAGACTTGGTGGAGAAGGTGCGGCGAGAGGCTGAGCAGAAGGCACGGGAAGAGAAGGAGCGGGAACGAGAGCGGGAACGAGAGAAGGAGCGAGAGCGGGAGAAGGAGCGGGAGCTGGAGAGGAGTGTGGTATGTTTGGGGGTCCCGCTGCCATTGTGCAGCCAGGGGGATGCTCAAGGACCCCCCTGGTCActccctgctgtgcctctgACGCTGGGGCCTCTGCTCTCTTGCAGAAGATGGCCCAGGAGGGCCGGCCGGTTGAGTGCTCTTCCCTCGGGCCGGTTCCCCACCGCCCCTCCTTCGAGCAGGGCAGTGCCGTAGCGACTGTTCCCCCATACCTGGGCCCCGACACCCCGGCTCTGCGCACCCTGAGCGAATACGCACGGCCCCACGTCATGTCCCCCAGCAACCGCAACCACCCTTTCTACGTGCCGCTGGGTGCTGTCGACCCAGGCTTGCTGGGGTACAACGTGCCGGCCATCTACAGCAGTGATCCGGCAACGCGGGAGCGGGAGCTGAGGGAACGGGAAGCCCGCGAACGAGACCTGAGGGACCGGGACCTGCGAGAACGTCTCAAGCCCGGCTTTGAAGTCAAGCCAGCcgagctggagcagctccacgCTATGCCAGCCGCTGCCATGGATCCGTTCCCGCGCCATGGCGGGCTGAGTCTGCAGACAGCCCCTGGCCTTCATCCCGCTTTTCCCTTCCACCCAGGGCTGGGCCACTTGGAGCGGGAGAGGCTGGCGCTGGCAGCTGGCCCGACCCTTCGTCCTGACATGTCCTACGCTGAGCGCTTGGCCGCTGAGCGCCAGCACGCCGAGCGGGTGGCTGCTCTCAGCAACGACCCTCTGGCCCGCCTGCAGATGCTCAATGTGACCCCTCATCACCATCAGCATTCCCACATCCACtctcacctccatctccacCAGCAGGATGCCATACATGCAGGTAAGGACCCCATGGTGGTGGTGCCCTCTGCAAAGCCCTGCTCTCGCTCCTACTGCACCTGCCCTCCCGGTGGGCCCTCCTTCTGGGAGGGAAGACCTGGGGAAGACCAAGAGCTGCCAAGGCAAGCGTTGGAGGCCCCAGATCCACCTCTTCAGCCAGAGGAGGTCAAAGTCATGGTCATTCAGCCTCACCCTCACTCCCATCCCACCAAAGACACTGATATCCGTTGCAAGTATCAGGGTGTCTGTGAGTTTGCTGCTTAGGGGTGGGCAGAGCTATCTCCTCTGGGGACATAGTATGAGTGCTGGGGTCCCGCTGGCTACAAGGGTGGTGGGACTGTGGACTGCACCCCCCACACTGTGGTCTGCAGAGGCAGTGGGAGCCTTGCTGATGACAGTTTTGACAGTATGCTTAGGACTGATGTAGTGCTGGTTCTCTGGTTTGCTCCTATGGTTCTTGTTGCAGATGGTGGGATAGGAGAGATGGTGGGCTGATTGTAAGGAACTGGAAGCTGCTGTCCTTCAGTGTTGGGTGGTGGTCCCTTCCATTTCTGCATTCCACGGGAAAGAACAGAAGTTTAGGGGTAAAAATCTCAGGAAAGCAAAGCCTGGACtacaaaaggaagaagttaGTGGGATCTGGTGGCGGAgtcacagacagacacacagccTGAGCAACCACAACTACTCAGATGGCACTAGGTACAAATCAATGTCCATTGCCCCACGCTCTTTTGCTGGGCACCTCCAGCCGGCACTCTGGCAGTGAATCTGAAACACTGGAAAGAGGAGTTTTCATATCAGTAGTACCTTGTATTTCAGCCTTAGATGGTACTTGCGAACTGGAGTGCCTGGCATCGACCATCTGCGCTGGATGAGACCTGGAAATGGAAGCACCCAATACGAGTATGCACTTGGATGGCAGCCAGGGTGGCAGATAGGCATGGTGCTGGGTACAGGTCTGGTTGCAGAGCAGGTCCTTGTGGAATTGGCTTTAAGGAGCAGTACTTGTCCTGGAGGAGTGTAGAGCCAGAGCTATGCCAGACTGGTTCAGGTGAAATTCAATGCAGGCAGAAGGAATAGCACTCAGAAGGACATGGTACTGCATTGTCTAGCCTGGAAGTCATTCCATCCTTAATGCACACTGACCATCTCCATGTCTGTTTTGTTGTGCCTTGCACCTTTCCCTGTGTTACCTCTtacaaagcacagcagagtCATCTTGTGTtaccttttctttccagcctcaGCCTCTGTTCACCCTCTTATCGACCCTCTCGCCTCGGGATCACACCTTACCCGGATACCATACCCAGCTGGGACCATCCCCAACCCTCTCCTGCCTCACCCTCTACATGAAAACGAAGTCCTGCGCCACCAGCTTTTTGGTAAGGATGCTCACCCAGACCACTGGTCTCCTCGGAAGAGCATCAGCAGGTGCAAGGGGCAGGGTGGCCATGAGGGGTCACAGGAACAAAGTGAGGTCTGTTAAGCAGAGTTCTGGCATGGCATAGGACAGGCCTACACACCAGGGGCTGAgcaagtcctgcacctgggcagggctgggaaagaaAGCGCAGTAGAGTCTTGGCTGAGCTATGGGGCCATGGGAGAGGATGGAGCTGTTCTGTTAACCGATTTCTTCTCCGTTTCATctttggctgcagctgcaccctACAGGGACCTGCCGGGCTCTCTCTCCGCGCCCATGTCAGCAGCACACCAGCTGCAGGCCATGCACGCGCAGTCAGCTGAGCTGCAGCGcctggctctggagcagcagcagtggcttcATGCCCATCACCCCCTGCACGGTGTGCCGCTCCCCACGCAGGAGGATTACTACAGGTGTGTGGACCTGCTCTCTCCGCGGCACGGAGCGAGCAGAGTAACTCGCTCCTCACAAGTAGAGCTCGGGCCCATCCCTGGCCTGGGGGTGGCTGAGGCAGTGGGGACAGGGAGGCGTTGCCCCCGGAGTGGGTGACTCCAGCCTGAGCCCACACCTGGGAGCAGGGGTGCCTTGTCACTGGGGCACAGCTGTGGCTCAGCCACGGGGTGGTTGTTCTTGGCAACTGGCTGTTCAGTGGCTAGACTCATGTAGGGTCTGAGTTCCTCTcctctggggcaggagggaaacTTGCACATTTCACACATGCCAATACAGATAGGACAGAGTGATACCCTTGCCAAAACACCAAACATTTGCAAGGGTTGGATGCTTTTGCCAAGACAAGGGTCTCAGAGATGCACGGGGAAGCATGTTGGAAAGGAGAGAGGTGCAGTGTTGTACCTTTTGGATAGCCAAGGATTTGCAAAACTTTCCAAGCCAGGAGCATCCTGCAGGTCTAGACTAACAAAAGGCAGTGGGAGATATTAAATTGCCGCCTTCTCTCACAATCACtttgttcttcttcttcatCCTAGTCACCTGAAGAAAGAAAGTGACAAACCCCTTTAAATGGACTCCTAATGTCAACGTGACATCATCATGTCTTTCTCTTGAGGAGCGATCGATTAACCAAAATCCTGGGGAGGGGAAGCTGCAGAGTGACCCATCCTGATCCCACCATGCAGTAGAGTGCAAGAGAAGATGGACAAAAAGTACAGGATGGCATCCTGGGAGCAGAAGGTGGAGGAGagaaactggggagggactggtGCACCACTCACAGACATGAAACGATCGGTACGTGATAAGAGCAGagctctgaagaaaacagaatcagCATTGCTCAGAGCTCAAGAAGACAAAAGACTGACATGAATTCAGGTCGGCAGCAGCTCCATCCTTTTGTTTTGGGGGAACAGTTGAGTTAAATAAAAAGTGCAGAGCATCACAGGACTTCATGCAGACGATGCTGCTGCCTTTCTTGCTGCTGCGAGTAGGTCTGGCCAAGAAGTAACTCAAAACCCAAGAGAGCCTTTTTTTCCAAGATGCCTCCTCACACCCCCACCTGCATTTCGGTGTAAAATACTGCTTAGCGATACAGAAAAGCAACATGGAACTTTTTCAGATTAGCCAGAGCAGCTTCCCTGTTCTCCAACATCCCTTCAGATGCAAAGGAAGCATTACAGGACCCCCTTCCAAGGTGGCCACTCCTGCCTGCAGAGGGACCGTTGTCAGCCATTGGGGTGCAAAGCATCCCAAAGACTGTTGGTGAGATGGTGCTTTCCCAGGGCTGACTGGAGGGGCCGTGGCCACGAGGTGCAAAGCATCAAGAGGCTGGTTCCAAGACTCCAGTCACCCCCAGGTGGGGAGTGCCAGCGTGGCCAAGCGATGAGCGCGTCCTGGGACTGCCTGTCTTTGAGATggtggctgccccttccccctcACCCATTCTGATTGATGTACTTTAACTCATGCACATCCTGTTAGACGTGGCAGTTTTATGTAGCAACTCGTGACTCCCTTGCCCCCCGCGTGCGTGTCCGATTTCACAGTTGTATCTCTGGATTGGtccccatatata carries:
- the ATN1 gene encoding atrophin-1, whose amino-acid sequence is MFSSSRAKENGGPTPKRMKTRQNKDSMSMRSGRKKETPGPREELRSRGRASPGGVSTSSSDGKAEKSRQATKKGRVEESCTPKGSKQGRTEEISESEGEDTNAPKKPKTEELPCPPSPSDVDSLDGHSFNDEMGSDPRDIDQDNRSTSPSVYSPGSVENDSDSSSVLSQGPSHSYHHPPLFPQSPPVAPPPDSLARAPEPSFGLPGEVHPQGPPAGSYHSQLEGQASRIFQAQAPQTPASSSSSAIAAPSAPPSSSSSSSSSSSSSSSSTHASLYPAANVVQVGAKIASGVGGLPAPGAREQALGAKHNPPPTTPISLASVAGGLPPQKTPPANPPAAPPASAPNFPHVSANLPPPPALRPLNNAVAASSSPGMVGQALSGHLPSPHSMGQEKGPALAPSRYPYAPPPLPPSTSSAQYPQPSPSQPLPSYTASYGHSFPPPGGLSVSSQPPKYTQPSLPSQPVWSQGPPPYSRPLGNAGSHPAAPFPGQPPHHQQQPQQHHHSHGSGGGVSSAASVPPQPSGAYPHGLESGNHHHPHATYGLRLYPPHSQAAYSQAPSASAAAAAPSSSSSSSSSSSSSTASSQGSYPSMCAHPPGQSPATYTFPPPPPPSPAHGAGPPVTSAATTLSTVIATMASPSAAPYKTVSPPVPPSAVTPYGKRAASPVPTFQPPAPYKPGSPPSSSAAPFRAATPPGYRVASSPVAGGYKAPSPASSAPPPLPGSMAAPAPPPPQLPLSAAQIKQEPSEEYEPPESPVPPARSPSPPPKVVDVPSHASQSARFNKHLDRGFNSCSRTDLYFVPLDGSKLAKKRADLVEKVRREAEQKAREEKEREREREREKEREREKERELERSVKMAQEGRPVECSSLGPVPHRPSFEQGSAVATVPPYLGPDTPALRTLSEYARPHVMSPSNRNHPFYVPLGAVDPGLLGYNVPAIYSSDPATRERELREREARERDLRDRDLRERLKPGFEVKPAELEQLHAMPAAAMDPFPRHGGLSLQTAPGLHPAFPFHPGLGHLERERLALAAGPTLRPDMSYAERLAAERQHAERVAALSNDPLARLQMLNVTPHHHQHSHIHSHLHLHQQDAIHAASASVHPLIDPLASGSHLTRIPYPAGTIPNPLLPHPLHENEVLRHQLFAAPYRDLPGSLSAPMSAAHQLQAMHAQSAELQRLALEQQQWLHAHHPLHGVPLPTQEDYYSHLKKESDKPL